One segment of Haliotis asinina isolate JCU_RB_2024 chromosome 12, JCU_Hal_asi_v2, whole genome shotgun sequence DNA contains the following:
- the LOC137258105 gene encoding transmembrane protein 42-like, whose translation MTSQGLLLALFAGSMAALASVCAKLATSYDEANNVSESIWEAYNNCMGIEFPMVEEEIGKHEKTVLVVRLCGVVGIFLCNGLMWTLFTKSLQLCSSSVEATVTNTAGNFLVTAVLSHLMFQERLPVLWWLGSCCILIGLLLIHRGGRQSQAEQEKKIT comes from the exons atgacCTCGCAAGGATTACTGTTAGCTCTGTTTGCGGGGTCAATGGCTGCCCTAGCGTCTGTCTGTGCCAAGTTGGCAACAAGTTATGACGAAGCAAATAATGTCAGTGAAAGTATTTGGGAAGCATACAACAACTGCATGGGCATTGAATTTCCCATGGTGGAGGAAGAGATAGGAAAACATGAGAAG ACTGTTCTGGTTGTGAGACTGTGCGGTGTAGTGGGCATCTTCCTCTGCAATGGACTGATGTGGACACTGTTTACCAAGTCTCTGCAACTGTGTTCATCATCTGTGGAGGCAACGGTCACTAACACAGCAGGAAACTTTCTAGTGACA GCAGTTCTCAGTCATCTGATGTTCCAAGAACGGCTACCAGTGCTATGGTGGCTAGGATCTTGCTGCATTCTCATTGGCCTGCTTCTGATACACAGAGGAGGCCGGCAGTCACAGGCAGAACAGGAGAAGAAGATAACATAA